A section of the Pseudomonadota bacterium genome encodes:
- a CDS encoding TetR/AcrR family transcriptional regulator, whose amino-acid sequence MAQRSKREAILQVAGDLFVAHGFSKVSIDQIAAAVPISKPTLYAHFKDKRALYGAVIESRCRRNLSELTAMVEETRPVEEALFAVGYQFLTMVLGTSAMQMHRTLTAEVAEFPEIGRLFYHSGPEQLHRFLADYLARMHTARVLNVADPALSADMFLGMMKGNMHLQCLLAVRKPPTKAQMRARVAYALSLFLAAHRVG is encoded by the coding sequence ATGGCACAGCGCTCCAAACGTGAAGCAATTCTGCAGGTGGCGGGGGATTTATTCGTCGCCCACGGCTTCAGCAAGGTCAGCATCGACCAGATCGCGGCGGCGGTGCCCATTTCCAAGCCCACGCTCTATGCCCATTTTAAGGACAAGCGCGCGCTTTATGGCGCGGTGATCGAGAGCCGTTGCCGTCGTAACCTCAGCGAACTCACGGCGATGGTGGAGGAAACCCGGCCAGTGGAAGAGGCGCTGTTTGCCGTCGGCTACCAGTTTTTGACCATGGTGCTGGGCACATCGGCGATGCAGATGCACCGCACGCTGACGGCGGAGGTGGCAGAATTCCCGGAAATCGGCCGGTTGTTCTACCATTCCGGGCCGGAGCAGCTGCACCGCTTCCTTGCCGATTACCTCGCGCGGATGCACACGGCGCGGGTGCTGAACGTCGCCGATCCGGCGCTGTCGGCGGATATGTTTCTGGGCATGATGAAGGGCAACATGCACCTGCAATGCCTGCTCGCCGTGCGCAAACCGCCGACCAAGGCGCAGATGCGGGCGCGGGTGGCCTATGCGCTCAGCCTCTTCCTCGCCGCGCACCGGGTGGGCTGA